In Deltaproteobacteria bacterium, a single genomic region encodes these proteins:
- a CDS encoding glutathione S-transferase: MITLHHLETSRSHRVLWMLEELGLPYEIVRHARDPKTMLAPAKLREIHPLGKSPTIVDDGRVYAESAAILEYLVDRYGDGRFVPAKDSEDHARHRYFMHYAEGSLMPFLLIELVCSRVRSAPLPFFAKPIARRIADGVGQTFTHPNLARHTEFIDAELARAPWFGGVELTCADVQMSYPVAALVERAGKHGPTDRAREYLSRIRARPAFQRAVERGGEMF, from the coding sequence GTGATCACGCTCCATCACCTCGAGACCTCGCGTTCGCACCGCGTGCTGTGGATGCTCGAAGAGCTCGGCCTGCCCTACGAGATCGTCCGCCATGCCCGCGACCCCAAGACCATGCTCGCGCCGGCCAAGCTTCGCGAGATCCATCCCCTGGGCAAGTCGCCGACCATCGTCGATGACGGGCGCGTGTACGCCGAGTCGGCCGCGATCCTCGAGTACCTCGTCGATCGCTACGGTGACGGTCGCTTCGTGCCGGCGAAGGACAGCGAGGACCACGCGCGGCACCGCTACTTCATGCACTACGCAGAGGGCTCGCTGATGCCGTTCCTGCTGATCGAGCTGGTGTGCTCACGCGTGCGCTCGGCCCCGCTGCCGTTCTTCGCCAAGCCGATCGCGCGCCGCATCGCCGACGGCGTCGGCCAGACCTTCACGCACCCCAACCTCGCACGGCACACCGAGTTCATCGACGCCGAGCTCGCGCGCGCGCCGTGGTTCGGCGGCGTCGAGCTGACCTGTGCCGACGTGCAGATGAGCTACCCGGTGGCCGCGCTGGTCGAGCGCGCGGGCAAGCACGGGCCCACCGATCGCGCGCGCGAGTACCTGTCACGGATCCGCGCACGGCCGGCGTTCCAGCGGGCAGTCGAGCGCGGCGGCGAGATGTTCTGA
- a CDS encoding FecR domain-containing protein has protein sequence MIDRPLHDDLQALGAALDAVPVPSTLRRHVLEAPRGRRRSSPARVWIPIASFALGVALAWWWLPRGVPASPASAVPVAPVAVAPNPTAPLPTPSPQDACATTLTGVPAEVAAPCRLRLDEIGVEVEVWADAQLARRDRTIVLLAGAASFDVRPVGDAPPVEVDVGAGRVRVIGTRFEIQNLGPRGHLDLIHGRVEFVDGAEVHEVLPGQRFSWDRRPAEPARAPDLPVPAPRPATPAQRQKPSQPAAAVDLGELLDQVARLRHAGDYDDAERLLLGSMAAVHDPDTLEVLSFELGTLLELHGDDTTACAHWRSHLRRFTKGSSRARAGDHLARLDCGD, from the coding sequence ATGATCGACCGACCGCTGCACGACGATCTGCAAGCCCTCGGCGCGGCGCTCGACGCCGTGCCGGTGCCGTCGACGCTGCGACGCCACGTGCTCGAGGCGCCTCGGGGCCGCAGGCGATCGTCGCCGGCGCGTGTGTGGATCCCGATCGCGAGCTTCGCACTCGGCGTGGCGCTGGCGTGGTGGTGGCTGCCGCGGGGGGTGCCGGCCTCGCCCGCCTCCGCGGTGCCGGTGGCACCGGTGGCGGTGGCGCCGAACCCCACCGCGCCGCTCCCGACCCCGTCGCCGCAGGACGCATGCGCGACGACGCTCACCGGTGTTCCCGCGGAGGTCGCCGCGCCGTGTCGGCTGCGGCTCGACGAGATCGGTGTCGAGGTCGAGGTCTGGGCCGACGCGCAGCTCGCCCGCCGCGATCGCACGATCGTGTTGCTTGCGGGCGCCGCGAGCTTCGACGTGCGACCCGTCGGTGACGCGCCGCCGGTCGAGGTCGACGTGGGTGCGGGCCGCGTGCGCGTGATCGGCACGCGCTTCGAGATCCAGAACCTGGGCCCGCGTGGTCACCTCGACCTCATCCACGGGCGGGTCGAGTTCGTCGACGGCGCCGAGGTCCACGAGGTGCTGCCGGGCCAGCGCTTCAGCTGGGATCGCCGGCCGGCCGAGCCCGCGCGGGCCCCCGACCTGCCGGTGCCTGCGCCGCGGCCCGCCACGCCCGCACAGCGGCAGAAGCCGTCGCAGCCGGCCGCTGCGGTCGATCTGGGCGAGCTGCTGGACCAGGTCGCGCGCCTGCGTCATGCCGGCGACTACGACGATGCCGAACGATTGCTTCTCGGCTCGATGGCGGCGGTGCACGATCCCGACACGCTCGAGGTGCTCTCGTTCGAGCTCGGCACCCTGCTCGAGTTGCACGGTGACGACACGACTGCGTGCGCGCACTGGCGCTCGCACCTGCGCCGATTCACCAAGGGCAGCTCCCGTGCGCGCGCCGGCGATCACCTCGCGCGCTTGGACTGCGGTGACTAG
- a CDS encoding trypsin-like serine protease, which yields MMLAILVPAAIVVPLFADAAPPVDSLAVPLPTTQIYGGGETEQCGWPSVAYLSTNGGACTATLVHPQIILTAAHCVPNDETATIRFGERASSAVQLAETEYCRSNPAWSDTGEGNDYGFCKLATPVTNIPVTPIAFGCEETILGPGTQVTHVGYGNDQDGNSGRKKFVELNVQAVTNVGEIITGSGGEGICSGDSGGPVMVKLRSAQGGDDTWRVIGIHSWAQMSNPGVCGGTAGSVIASSAIDFIESQSGIDVTPCFDADGTWQPTWGCQGFPIDPQTGGEGSYNGGCETGPLAGFSEVCGNPLTDYPDTDPPSLKVVSPVGNQMFEVDGGGQAELHIEAEADDGDGWGVANLELIIAPEDGDMVTQMLDWAPYRWNTTFPAGGYNLRLVATDNAGNVTQSDWIAIGVGVAAPENPPGEDTTGGSDGTGADATGDAGTSDGGESNDTGDDAAPADPPADGGEGAQGCGCATSPVRVRDLVALPMVLMMSMFARARRRLRTAT from the coding sequence ATGATGCTCGCCATCCTCGTCCCCGCGGCCATCGTCGTCCCCTTGTTCGCCGACGCGGCGCCGCCGGTCGACAGCCTCGCGGTGCCGCTACCGACCACGCAGATCTATGGCGGCGGCGAGACCGAGCAGTGCGGCTGGCCGTCGGTCGCGTACCTCAGCACCAACGGCGGCGCATGCACGGCCACGCTCGTGCATCCGCAGATCATCCTCACCGCCGCGCACTGCGTGCCCAACGACGAGACCGCCACGATCCGTTTCGGTGAGCGGGCCTCGAGCGCGGTGCAGCTGGCCGAGACCGAGTACTGCCGATCGAACCCCGCGTGGAGCGACACCGGCGAGGGCAACGACTACGGGTTCTGCAAGCTCGCCACCCCGGTCACCAACATCCCGGTCACGCCGATCGCATTCGGCTGCGAGGAGACCATCCTCGGCCCCGGCACGCAGGTGACCCACGTCGGCTATGGCAACGATCAAGACGGCAACAGCGGTCGAAAGAAGTTCGTCGAGCTGAACGTCCAGGCGGTGACCAACGTCGGCGAGATCATCACAGGCTCCGGCGGCGAGGGCATCTGCAGCGGCGACTCCGGCGGCCCCGTGATGGTGAAGCTGCGCTCGGCGCAGGGCGGCGACGACACCTGGCGCGTGATCGGCATCCACTCGTGGGCGCAGATGTCGAACCCCGGCGTGTGTGGTGGCACCGCGGGCAGCGTGATCGCCTCGAGCGCGATCGACTTCATCGAGTCGCAGTCGGGCATCGACGTCACGCCGTGCTTCGACGCCGACGGCACCTGGCAGCCGACGTGGGGCTGCCAGGGCTTTCCCATCGATCCGCAGACCGGTGGCGAAGGCAGCTACAACGGCGGCTGTGAGACCGGGCCGCTTGCGGGCTTCTCCGAGGTCTGCGGCAACCCGCTGACCGACTACCCCGACACGGATCCGCCGAGCCTGAAGGTGGTGTCGCCAGTCGGCAACCAGATGTTCGAGGTCGATGGCGGCGGACAGGCCGAGCTGCACATCGAGGCCGAGGCCGACGATGGCGACGGCTGGGGCGTCGCCAACCTCGAGCTCATCATCGCCCCCGAGGACGGCGACATGGTCACGCAGATGCTCGACTGGGCGCCGTACCGGTGGAACACCACCTTCCCGGCCGGCGGCTACAACCTGCGATTGGTCGCGACCGACAATGCCGGCAACGTCACGCAGAGCGACTGGATCGCCATCGGCGTGGGCGTGGCCGCACCGGAGAACCCACCGGGCGAGGACACGACCGGCGGTAGCGACGGTACCGGCGCTGACGCGACCGGCGATGCGGGAACCTCCGATGGGGGTGAGAGCAACGATACCGGTGACGACGCAGCGCCCGCCGATCCTCCGGCTGATGGCGGCGAAGGTGCCCAGGGCTGCGGCTGCGCAACCAGCCCAGTTCGCGTCCGAGACCTCGTGGCGCTGCCCATGGTGCTCATGATGTCGATGTTCGCGCGCGCACGTCGACGACTGCGCACTGCGACGTAG
- the lon gene encoding endopeptidase La: MSSIKYPTEVSLLPLRSGVLLPGSSMSMPVGRRRSVALVERLEPGAIVGVAIQRDPDVDDPGRIDLHDIGTYARVVKVQRVREGNTYRVLLEGLARFHIDELLQSEPYLRARVETRADVVVDETLVDVLAEELRTHMKALAAAANPQLIEIIDAAKDPGLLADRVVAGLDVDRTREIEMLHTVDVAARLRLCATLIAEARARFELKQKIGDEVRRELGKDQREAMLRQQLRAIQKELGDDGDGTSDNDLLRKKLADANLPEEAQKLVDREFKRLESLNPAAPDAQVTRNYLEWIADLPWDKRADTSLDIDAVAAKLDADHFGLEKVKQRILEHLAVLKLSGNTRGTILCLAGPPGVGKTSLGQSIADATGRPFIRVALGGVRDEAEIRGHRRTYVGALPGRLISALRKVKVKNPVILLDEVDKLTQGWMGSPEAALLELLDPEQNKSFTDHYLELPFDMSEVMFIATANSLEPLSAPLRDRLEIIELSGYTAEEKRHIARGHLVPRKLAEHALDEESLTITDDALDAIVRDYTREAGVRQLTREITKLCRALALQSVRGHAGKTPQLSIDAADLGKYLGKVRFFNEIAERTAVAGVATGLAWTPVGGDILFIETSRMAGKGGLQITGQLGEVMQESAKAALTFVRSNADVLGVDPRVIETHDVHIHVPAGAVPKDGPSAGVTMFTALTSLFTGRKVRSDTAMTGEATLRGRVLPVGGIKEKVIAAHRAGIKRVILPSKNQRDVDDIPEKVRDELEILFAEDMLEVLQAALEPDASGARVAASGPAAAAV; this comes from the coding sequence ATGAGCTCCATCAAGTACCCCACCGAAGTCTCTCTGCTCCCGCTGCGCAGCGGCGTGCTGCTGCCCGGCTCCTCGATGAGCATGCCGGTCGGCCGTCGCCGGTCGGTCGCGCTGGTCGAACGTCTCGAGCCCGGCGCGATCGTCGGTGTCGCAATCCAACGCGACCCCGACGTCGACGACCCCGGTCGCATCGATCTCCACGACATCGGGACCTACGCCCGCGTGGTGAAGGTCCAGCGTGTGCGCGAGGGCAACACCTACCGTGTGCTGCTCGAGGGCCTCGCGCGCTTCCACATCGACGAGTTGCTGCAGAGCGAGCCGTACCTGCGCGCCCGCGTCGAGACCCGGGCAGACGTCGTGGTCGACGAGACCTTGGTCGACGTCCTCGCCGAGGAGCTGCGCACCCACATGAAGGCGCTCGCAGCGGCCGCGAATCCGCAGCTCATCGAGATCATCGACGCGGCCAAGGACCCAGGGCTGTTGGCCGACCGCGTGGTTGCGGGGCTCGACGTCGATCGCACCCGCGAGATCGAGATGCTGCACACCGTCGACGTCGCGGCGCGGCTGCGACTGTGCGCCACGCTCATCGCCGAGGCCCGTGCTCGCTTCGAGCTCAAGCAGAAGATCGGCGACGAGGTCCGTCGCGAACTCGGCAAGGACCAGCGCGAGGCGATGCTGCGCCAGCAGCTGCGTGCGATCCAGAAGGAGCTCGGCGACGACGGCGACGGCACCAGCGACAACGACCTGCTGCGCAAGAAGCTGGCCGATGCCAACCTGCCCGAGGAGGCGCAGAAGCTGGTCGATCGCGAGTTCAAGCGGCTCGAGAGCCTCAATCCCGCGGCCCCCGATGCCCAGGTCACGCGCAACTACCTCGAGTGGATCGCCGATCTGCCGTGGGACAAGCGCGCCGACACCTCGCTCGACATCGACGCGGTCGCGGCCAAGCTCGACGCCGATCACTTCGGGCTCGAGAAGGTCAAGCAGCGCATCCTCGAGCACCTCGCGGTGCTGAAGCTGTCGGGCAACACCCGCGGCACCATCTTGTGCCTCGCGGGCCCACCCGGCGTGGGCAAGACCTCGCTCGGACAGTCGATCGCCGACGCGACGGGGCGCCCGTTCATCCGCGTGGCGCTCGGCGGCGTGCGCGACGAGGCGGAGATCCGCGGCCACCGCCGGACCTACGTCGGCGCGCTCCCGGGTCGACTCATCTCGGCGCTGCGCAAGGTGAAGGTGAAGAACCCGGTGATCCTGCTCGACGAGGTCGACAAGCTCACGCAGGGCTGGATGGGCTCGCCCGAGGCGGCGCTGCTCGAGCTGCTCGACCCCGAGCAGAACAAGAGCTTCACCGACCACTACCTCGAGCTGCCGTTCGACATGTCCGAGGTGATGTTCATCGCGACCGCGAACAGCCTCGAGCCGCTCTCGGCCCCGCTGCGGGACCGACTCGAGATCATCGAATTGAGCGGCTACACCGCCGAGGAGAAGCGCCACATCGCCCGCGGCCACCTGGTGCCGCGCAAGCTGGCCGAGCACGCGCTCGACGAGGAGAGCCTGACCATCACCGACGACGCGCTCGATGCGATCGTGCGCGACTACACCCGCGAGGCGGGCGTGCGCCAGCTGACCCGGGAGATCACCAAGCTGTGTCGCGCACTCGCGCTGCAGAGCGTGCGAGGGCACGCGGGCAAGACCCCGCAGCTGTCGATCGACGCCGCGGATCTCGGGAAGTACCTCGGCAAGGTCCGCTTCTTCAACGAGATCGCCGAGCGCACCGCGGTGGCGGGCGTGGCGACCGGCCTGGCATGGACGCCGGTCGGCGGCGACATCCTCTTCATCGAGACCTCGCGCATGGCCGGCAAGGGCGGCCTGCAGATCACGGGTCAGCTCGGTGAGGTGATGCAGGAGTCGGCCAAGGCAGCACTGACGTTCGTGCGCAGCAACGCCGACGTACTCGGTGTCGATCCGAGGGTCATCGAGACCCACGACGTACACATCCACGTGCCGGCGGGTGCCGTGCCCAAGGACGGGCCCTCGGCGGGCGTGACGATGTTCACCGCACTCACCTCGCTGTTCACGGGACGCAAGGTCCGCTCCGACACCGCGATGACCGGCGAGGCCACGCTGCGCGGCCGCGTACTGCCGGTCGGTGGCATCAAGGAGAAGGTGATCGCGGCCCATCGCGCGGGCATCAAGCGGGTGATCCTGCCCAGCAAGAACCAGCGCGATGTCGACGACATCCCCGAGAAGGTGCGTGACGAGCTCGAGATCCTCTTCGCCGAGGACATGCTCGAGGTGTTGCAGGCAGCACTCGAACCCGACGCGAGCGGAGCCCGCGTCGCGGCCAGCGGACCCGCGGCCGCCGCGGTGTAG
- a CDS encoding PEGA domain-containing protein — translation MHRLRALATFTLLLGACTQAEDPAPAPPPAPVEPAPASAPQVFEVTIASVPSGAAVTLQGAELGVTPYVLKYKRQTSVLVTADGFFAKEITVGPDSDPTVVATLTPLDDDGGATTGAAPLDGPDTGAVAMADKPPPTADAKASAGPKPASATSSGAKSASSFPTTPSSSGTATPPADIDKPAPKSSSLPYDNVAAAKADYQAGKINRDTYDQAVRKLKARRIDKLLVIKELYRQGTIDKGEYQRRKRIIDNEYKGV, via the coding sequence ATGCACCGTCTGCGCGCGCTCGCGACGTTCACCCTCCTGCTCGGCGCCTGCACGCAGGCGGAGGATCCCGCCCCCGCGCCGCCGCCTGCCCCCGTCGAGCCCGCGCCCGCGTCGGCCCCGCAGGTCTTCGAGGTCACGATCGCCTCGGTCCCCAGCGGCGCCGCGGTCACGCTGCAGGGCGCCGAGCTCGGCGTCACGCCCTACGTGCTCAAGTACAAGCGGCAGACCTCGGTGCTCGTCACCGCCGACGGCTTCTTCGCCAAGGAGATCACGGTCGGGCCGGATAGCGACCCCACCGTCGTCGCCACGCTCACGCCGCTCGACGACGACGGTGGTGCGACCACCGGTGCTGCACCGCTCGACGGGCCCGACACGGGTGCCGTCGCGATGGCCGACAAGCCGCCACCGACCGCCGACGCCAAGGCGAGCGCCGGGCCCAAGCCCGCCAGTGCGACCAGCAGCGGGGCGAAGTCCGCCAGTTCGTTCCCGACCACGCCGAGCAGCAGCGGCACCGCGACGCCGCCGGCCGACATCGACAAGCCCGCACCCAAGAGCAGCAGCCTCCCCTACGACAACGTCGCGGCCGCGAAGGCGGACTACCAGGCCGGCAAGATCAACCGCGACACCTACGATCAAGCCGTGCGGAAGCTAAAGGCGCGCCGCATCGACAAGCTGCTCGTCATCAAGGAGCTGTACCGCCAAGGCACCATCGACAAGGGCGAGTACCAGCGTCGCAAGCGGATCATCGACAACGAGTACAAGGGGGTTTGA
- a CDS encoding sigma-70 family RNA polymerase sigma factor codes for MLAPSLAAALPQDRRARLAELYDAHGERTYRLALRYGRGDRGFAQDVAQDVFVDLIERIDDGALIDNVGGWLYRATVHRALNLLRRERFLQLAPVRWVLGMQAPAPREPDSIVLERAELRALLAEIDRLPDRQRVIVCMRHFDGTPQLEIAAILGLSPGYVSKLLTRAEAQLARARDCEAKAAP; via the coding sequence ATGCTCGCACCCTCGCTCGCGGCCGCGCTGCCGCAGGACCGCCGCGCGCGGCTGGCCGAGCTGTACGATGCCCACGGCGAACGAACCTACCGGCTGGCGCTGCGCTACGGTAGGGGGGATCGCGGGTTCGCGCAGGACGTCGCGCAGGACGTGTTCGTCGATCTGATCGAGCGCATCGACGACGGCGCGCTGATCGACAACGTCGGCGGGTGGCTGTACCGCGCCACCGTCCACCGTGCGCTCAACCTGCTGCGGCGCGAGCGATTCTTGCAGCTGGCGCCGGTGCGCTGGGTGCTCGGCATGCAGGCACCCGCGCCCCGCGAGCCCGACAGCATCGTGCTCGAACGCGCCGAGCTGCGGGCGCTGCTCGCGGAGATCGACCGACTGCCCGATCGCCAGCGCGTGATCGTCTGCATGCGGCACTTCGATGGCACACCGCAGCTCGAGATCGCCGCGATCCTGGGCCTGTCACCCGGCTACGTCTCGAAGCTCCTCACGCGCGCCGAGGCCCAGCTCGCGCGCGCCCGCGACTGCGAAGCAAAGGCGGCGCCATGA